In Bacteroidota bacterium, the following are encoded in one genomic region:
- a CDS encoding T9SS type A sorting domain-containing protein produces the protein NINQFLSGLLPSTIPVYFDHCCIEDPNLTATPNANGTFNDDPSFGMGNYGYRISWANSPCRDAGINTVTPISITDLDGHTQMEQRIYNNFMGSNTIDIGSYENFRLPTDPPIISAISKINKKEIIVNCFPNPVNKLLYFKIENNIKTKLNISVFNINGKIVFKGNTDKIQTKIDVSHFESGNYFIYLYNNNFTKTINFLKL, from the coding sequence CAATATTAATCAATTTTTATCTGGATTACTTCCATCTACTATTCCTGTTTATTTTGACCATTGTTGTATTGAGGATCCTAATTTAACAGCAACACCAAATGCAAATGGAACTTTTAATGATGATCCAAGTTTTGGTATGGGAAACTATGGTTATAGAATCAGTTGGGCAAATTCTCCTTGTAGAGATGCCGGAATCAATACAGTTACTCCAATTAGCATAACTGATTTGGATGGGCATACTCAAATGGAGCAAAGAATTTACAATAATTTTATGGGTAGTAATACTATAGATATTGGTAGTTACGAAAATTTTCGCTTACCAACTGATCCACCAATAATTTCCGCTATTAGCAAAATTAATAAAAAGGAAATAATTGTAAATTGTTTTCCTAACCCAGTAAATAAATTGTTATATTTTAAAATAGAAAACAATATTAAAACTAAACTTAATATCTCTGTTTTTAACATTAATGGAAAAATTGTTTTTAAGGGAAATACTGATAAGATTCAAACAAAGATAGATGTTTCGCATTTTGAATCAGGAAATTACTTTATATATCTTTATAATAATAATTTTACTAAAACCATTAATTTTTTAAAATTATAA